In Sphingopyxis sp. 113P3, one DNA window encodes the following:
- a CDS encoding aromatic ring-hydroxylating oxygenase subunit alpha, which yields MHRRLFIDDEIYRMEQKRIFGRCWLYLGHESQLKANGDFFTTTMGEDAVIVTRDKAGKVRAFLNSCTHRGAKVCRAESGSARMFKCPYHGWTFGTDGALASVPRLGQVYGDQLDRDRLGLREVAQLDEIHGFIFATWDAEAVSLRDYLGDMVFYLDLMLGRMDGGVEVIGGVHRWTIDVNWKIPSENFAGDHYHVPTTHGAGVDMGYRSPLTNEGYCIHTGNGHSIGSERGGAQQGHAVQTEYQGVIDDMRRQLVERYGEQAGAFMPVGVGTIFPNLSFMDTARFRTFRVWHPRGVGKIEIYSYLVVDKAMPEKLKAEIGRRYALAFGPSGIFEQDDGDVWQSIQEGMIGPIGRDGWLNYEMGLGREGKAVDRYGAPFVGSTSDILMTEANQRAFYRQWAAVMQEPGQ from the coding sequence GTGCATCGTCGGCTTTTCATCGATGACGAAATCTATCGAATGGAGCAGAAGCGCATCTTCGGTCGGTGCTGGCTCTATCTGGGGCATGAAAGCCAGCTCAAGGCCAATGGCGACTTTTTCACCACGACCATGGGTGAAGACGCCGTGATCGTTACGCGCGACAAAGCCGGGAAGGTTCGCGCGTTCCTGAACAGTTGCACCCATCGAGGGGCGAAGGTGTGCCGCGCCGAAAGCGGTTCGGCTCGTATGTTCAAATGCCCGTATCACGGCTGGACGTTCGGTACCGATGGAGCGTTGGCGAGCGTTCCGCGGCTTGGCCAGGTCTACGGTGACCAGCTTGACCGGGATCGCCTGGGTTTGCGTGAGGTCGCGCAACTCGATGAAATCCATGGCTTCATCTTCGCAACTTGGGACGCCGAGGCGGTGTCGCTGCGCGACTATCTCGGCGACATGGTCTTCTACCTCGACCTGATGCTCGGGCGGATGGATGGCGGTGTCGAAGTCATCGGCGGGGTTCATCGGTGGACGATCGACGTCAATTGGAAAATTCCCTCGGAGAACTTCGCGGGAGATCATTACCACGTGCCGACCACCCATGGTGCCGGCGTCGATATGGGATATCGCAGCCCACTGACGAACGAAGGCTACTGCATCCATACCGGCAACGGACATTCCATCGGGTCCGAAAGGGGCGGCGCCCAACAAGGCCACGCCGTTCAGACCGAATATCAGGGCGTGATCGATGACATGCGGCGGCAGCTGGTCGAGCGGTACGGCGAGCAGGCCGGCGCATTCATGCCAGTCGGTGTCGGGACCATTTTCCCGAACCTGTCCTTCATGGATACGGCGCGCTTCCGTACCTTTCGGGTTTGGCATCCGAGGGGCGTCGGCAAGATCGAAATCTATTCCTACCTCGTCGTCGACAAGGCGATGCCCGAGAAGCTGAAGGCAGAAATCGGGCGGCGCTACGCGCTCGCATTTGGCCCCTCGGGAATATTCGAGCAGGACGATGGCGACGTTTGGCAGAGCATCCAGGAAGGAATGATCGGTCCGATCGGCCGCGATGGCTGGCTCAATTACGAGATGGGATTGGGACGGGAAGGCAAGGCCGTCGACCGATACGGCGCTCCCTTCGTCGGCTCGACCAGCGACATATTGATGACCGAGGCCAATCAGCGCGCCTTTTATCGCCAATGGGCTGCTGTCATGCAGGAGCCGGGACAATGA